tgtaactgctattctaatagcaaatccttcataaaagttattacattacattcttgattaaattatctttccaatgatgtataattttatggtactactccaaaaaaaaaaaaaagtggtgttattagctagttttaaaaagtacacttttcccaaaaggtttccacaattttgtccaCTACTGTATACACACTGTTTAAATGAGGTGGCCATTGTTCTTTTGTTATGGTATAATGtttccataaggtaaaggtaaaggttcccctcacacatacgtgctagtcgttgccgactctaggggacagtgttcatctccgtttcaaagccgaagagccagtgctgtccaaagatgtctccgtggttatgtggccggcatgactcaatggcaaaggcgcacggaatactgttaccttcccatcaaaggtggtccctattttttctacttgcattttttatgtgctttcaaactgctaggttggcagaagccggaacaagtagcgggagctcactccgttacacggcagcactagggatttgaaccgctgagctgccgatctttcgatcgacaagctcaacgtcccagcctctgagccaccgcgtcccaatgTTTCCATTGTTCTTGTTAAATACCACTATTTCTTCTTTAGCAAAGATGGTAGTTAAATGTCCAAGGTGTAAACAGGAAGAACCCATCACTCAAAAGATATGTAGTTCATGCTTGGTGACATGATAGACATAGCTTATGGTTAGTTGTGAACATGATTGATGCAAACAGCTGTCTCGTTTAATGCTTTCCGACTTAAAGCTACCACCAGTGAAAGAAACAAAGCCAAGGAAAGAGCTGATTATTTTAACGTCAGTCCTTGGTTAGTGAGGATAGTAATCAGGGTTTGTTGATGCAGTAAGTCTTTAAAAAGTCTACAGCAGATGTTGGATGTATCGCGTTTTTCATCTTTAATTAACCACTCAACGTCACTGTACTGAGATGGGTAACTCCataaatttcaataaataaataaatgtttgttgaTAAGCCCACGAGATAATGGGAAGGAACTAGTTGGCATATAGGAAACCACAAGCTATGCTTGTCATGTTATCAACATATGTGCAGCGATGAATGCAGATTCATACGGTTTAGCATTTCCACCAAATACTGTCATAAAAAGAAGTCTGTCTGAATTGCTTTCTCCTTCCTACCCCCTCTTAATGATTATAGTTCAAAGAAGTGGTTCTCAGCCTTTACTTTACCACGGAGCTCCTTTACTTACCTTTTGTGGCGCTGACCATGTCCGCAGACCACCAAAACTTACaggaactcaagatttaaatcatagcatttcttcaagccttctcagaccccctgtgatgacattgtAGCCCCCCCAGAGGTCCgtagaccacaggttgagaaccgctggtttttCTGTACCTTATTTTCAGAATTGTCTATATCCagcagaccaggggtccccaacctatgGGCATGGCCCACTACCGATCCATGGCCTATTCACAACTGGGCCATGTGAATGGCTGGCTGGTGTTTGTGCGTGCACGCACACAATCCCACCCACGTGAGCATCACAGGGCCTCATGGCCCCACTTGCATGAGCGATGGATGCGTGCACACACACGAACGTTCCTGCTCCTCCCACAAAACCAAtagtgaaatgtaaaaaaatgaaatgtgggAGTTACTGCTCCTCCCAcaaaaccggttctgtgggcgtggcttggtgggagggtaatgtgactgggtgggcgtggccaagtttttttttcttttacttttaaaagcattttttctacaaccatttcggctgaagaggttgtaaaaatgcttttaaaaggctctgacgatcaggcaactcagctgggatcgtcagagccttttaaaagcatttttttacaacctgttctgatgaagaggttgtagaaaaaatacttttaagaggctctgacgattccagctgaaccatgtgattatcagagccttttttttacttttaaaaacattttttctacaacctctttggccgaagaggttgtaaaaaatgcttttaaaaggctctgatgatcaggcaactcagctgggatcgtcagagccttttaaaagcatttttttacgaaCTCTTTgggtgaagaggttgtagaaaaaatacttttaagaggctttgacaattccagctgagccacgcaatcatcagagcctttttttaacttttaaaagcatttttttcagctgaagaaaaaatgcttttaaaagttaaaaaaaaacaaaaccctctgatgatcttgcaactcagctgggcttgtggggagggcagggatttttgctaccggttctccgaaccacccactgccattgctaccagatcaggcgattcggcccgaaccgggagcatttcacccctgcacaaaaccatcccctcccccccgccccgcttTGGGCCATCAACCCAGAAAGGTAGGGGAACTGTGCAGTAGACAATTATCTTATGGATATTTTTTAACCAGAAACACCCTATTAGTTATTATTGCCATTTTTGTAAGCATGTTGGCTCTCAATTTATCACCACTTCCTATGATTTTGAAAACTCTGGATGGTCCTTTAGAAAAGTTACTGACAAATGTCAGTCCATTAGATGATAGGGGCTTATGTATGAGCTTCCTGTTTCCCATGGCATTCCTAAGAGGGATAAACATAGAACTTCAAGCCCAAATATGACTCATGAATGAATACCAGGTCATTCTTTAAATAACTGATGTCAAATTATCCTTGAATATTTTGAAAGCTAAGAATATATTGAATTCAAAGCATAACAGGCTATAATTACACGTAGGATCAATTCATAGTCCTAGTTTACTAAAGAAGATGACCCATGGAATTAAGATGGATTTGTTTCCAAGTCTTTAGACTTGCATCTTCTTTGGCATTACCCCAAAGCATAAACATATGTGTGGGAAATTCAGATTGATATCGTtcagaaaaaagagagagcataTTGTATATATAACAGATCTACGCAGTAATAATATaaccccttctctctttctgtggCTTCTAGGGTCAAAATGTATTTGGACTTGATATAATTGAAACACCCGAAGGAGACAAGTGGCCCCAGTTGATAGTGCAACAAATTCTTGACAGGGAGCAGAAGGACACCTATGTGATGAAGATTAAAGTGGAGGATGGCGGAAACCCTCCGAGATCCAGCACGGCCATTCTCCAAGTCACCGTCACTGATGTGAATGACAACCGTCCGGTCTTCAAGGAGAATGACATTGAAGTCAGCGTTCCTGAAAATGCACCTGTGGGCACCTCCGTTTCTCAACTTCATGCCACCGATGCTGACTTGGGATCCAATGCCCAGATTCACTTTTATTTTAGCAGCCAGATCTCCAGTTTGGCCAAAAGGCTATTTGCCATTGATAACATTACTGGCCTTATCACTGTCAAGGAGCCCTTGGACCGGGAGGAATCCCCAGTACACAAATTAACCATTTTGGCAAGTGACGGCAGCTCCACACCCTCCAGAGCTACCGTAACAGTGAATGTCACAGACATTAACGATAACATCCCCTCCATAGACACGAGGTACATTATCAATCCAGTCAACGGGACTGTGTTACTGTCCGAGAAAGCACCACTCAACACTAAGATTGCCCTGATAACTGTAATGGATAAGGATGCTGATCTTAACGGCAAAGTTACTTGCTTCACGGACCATGATGTCCCGTTCAGGTTAAAGCCGGTGTTTGATAATCAGTTTCTCCTGGAAACAGCCACCTTCTTAGACTACGAGGCCACCAGAGAGTACGCCATCAAAATAGTGGCTTCGGATTCAGGAAAGCCACCCTTGAACCAATCTGCGATGCTACTGATCAAAATCAAAGATGAAAATGACAACGCTCCAGTGTTCACGCAACCCGTGATCGGGCTCTCCATTCCTGAGAATAATGCCCCTGGAACCCAGCTGACCAAGATAAGCGCTACCGATGCTGACAGTGGTCGCAATGCTGAAATCAGCTACATGCTGGGATTGGATGCTCCTCCCATTTTCAACCTGGATCGCCGTACAGGCATTCTGACAGCTGTGAGGAAACTGGATAGAGAAAAACAAGATCGCTATTCATTCACAGTGCTGGCCAAAGATAACGGCATGCCACCTTTGCAAACCAATGCAACCGTGACTGTTTCTGTTTTGGACCaaaatgacaacagccctgccttcaCACACAACGAGTACAACTTCTATGTGCCGGAAAATCTACCCATGTATGGCACCGTTGGGCTGATCACTGTAACAGACGCGGACTCTGGAGAAAATGCAATAGTGACCTTGTCTATATTAAATGGCAAAGATAATTTCATTATCGATCCTCTCACTGGAgtcataaggccgaatattactTTTGACAGGGAGCAGCAAGGATCTTATACTTTTCAGGTGAAAGCAGTGGACGGGGGCAGGCTACCACGCACCTCCACGGCTAAAGTGACTATCAACGTTGTCGACGTGAACGACAACAGGCCTGTTTTTGTCATTCCTTCCACCAACTACTCCTATGACTTGGTTCCGATGTCCGCCAGTCCGGGCTCCGTAGTGACAAAAGTGTTTGCTGTGGACAACGATACTGGGATGAACGCTGAGCTGCGTTACAGCATTATCGGTGGGAATTCGCGAGGGTTGTTTACGATTGATCAGTTAACGGGCAACGTCACTCTGAAGGAGAAAGTCATCTCAGCAGATCATGGATTGCACAGACTGGTAATCAAAGTCAATGATTTAGGGCAGCCTGAATCTTTATACACCATAGCATTAGTGCATCTATTTGTGAACGAAACAGTCACCAACGGATCCTATGTCCAAGAGTTGGTGCGCCGAAACATGGAAACACCGGTTGGCCAAAACGTTGGGGATGGAGACATTACCCCACAAACCAATGACTATGTCAAAATCATCATTGCCATTATCGCAGGCACCATGACAGTGATACTGGTCATTTTTGTGACAGCTCTGGTCCGTTGTCGGCAAACTCCTAGACACAAAGTGGTCCAGAAAAGCAAACAGAGTGGCGAGTGGGTTTCTCCAAATCAAGAAAACCGTcagatcaagaagaagaagaaaaagaagaagcggTCTCCCAAAAGTCTCCTTCTAAACTTTGTGACCATTGAAGAATCTAAGCCTGATGACCCTGGCCATGAACACATCAATGGCACCTTGGACATCCCTGTAGAGCTAGAAGAACAGACTATGGGAAAATATAACTGGGCCACTACACCAACTACGTTTAAACCAGACAGTCCAGATTTAGCAAAGCACTACAAGTCTGCCACTCCGCAGCCCACGTTTCAGATTAAACCTGAGACTCCAGTACCACCGAAGAAACATCATGTCATACAGGAACTGCCTCTGGATAACACATTTGTGGTGGGTTGTGATTCCCTCTCCAAGTGTTCTTCCAGTAGCTCGGACCCATACAGTGTCTCCGAATGCAGCTGTCAAGGAGGGTTCAAGGCTCCTGGCTCTGTGCACACCAGACAGGTAAGAACAACTTTtgttttacctttttttctttgctttgtcaccctccctcctttctgATTTAGTCTTTTCCTTGTGTTACATTCTGCACTTAGAATGTGgataaatgatagataatgatagatagatagatagatagatagatagatagatagatagatagatagatagatagatagatagacagacagagatagatagatagatagatagatagatagatagatagatagatagatagatagatagatagatagatagatagataccgtgtttccccaaaaataaacctgggtcttatattaatttttgctccaaaagacgcattagggcttattttctggttaggtcttatttttggggaaatacggtacaaaatgcacccatctggctgacactcTTAACTGGGGCtgattttgggggtagggcttatattacgagcatcctgaaaaatcatgcaagGACTTAGTTTCCGGTTGGGTctaattttcggggaaacaggatagatagatagatagatagatagatagatagatagatagatagatagatagatagatagatagatagatagatagataggtagatgagaaGTAAATAGTTTATGATTCATCAGTACTAAAAGGAAGAAATGTAGTGACTTTTAGCTACAAAGAAAATGTGATCGCTGAATGTGTGTGTTAGGGGGTAACTCTTGTCTGCAGATGGCAGTGTGGCACTTCTTCCTTTGCATGCGTAAGAGCAGATCTGCAAAACAAAAGAGAGGTTACAGTTTAGTCCAGCTAGCAAGATATGCTTGGAAATTTAAGAAATATGGACTAGGTGGAACCCATTAAAGCTCTGCAGGATCTCATAAATTGTTCTTAATGCTAAATGGAGTCTGGAATTGCCAATTCATTTCATTGACTTGGATCGGTTCCTCAAAGTTTCTCAGAAGCAAACCTACTTTTATTTCCCCCTTCCCCGCATTATAACTCTTACGGAGTTGAGTGTCACTTGCAAGAATAGACATTTACGCTGCTGTCTAGATCCCTAAAAACTAGGTGCCTAACATCAATGGAAAGAAACAACCCTAAAATTAATCTTGAGTGGGGTAATCACAAATCCAGCTTTTGGAAACGGGGAGCACAGCTGTCCACTCCTACTCTTGTCTACAAATGGGTTAAATTGCAGCTCTGATTTACAAGAAGGCAAAGACATTGCTTTATAATAATGCAATAGAAGCACAGCTCTGTCATTGCAGTAAGCGAAACTGGGTTAAAAACATTCAGATATGAACACAGATGCTCCGGTCAACTGGAAGGAGATCGTTACTTTTAAAAGAGTCAGAATCTCATTTTTATAaggtataaaatttgttactggggATTGCAATTTGGTCCTTCCTGGGTGGAGGGACATATTTCTTACCTAAAACTGCTCCAGCTAagaatttaagtttttttttgaattttgctTCCCGATCCGCTTGCTTAGTTCTATCCAATCGGCAAGGTACCAAATGTTGAAGGAAGTTACAATGATGGTCTTCTGAACCTTTAAGAATAGGATGGGTGTACTTTCACACAACTGAAGTTATAATCTCAGGACCAAAGTAATGTTATAAGAGTGGCCagtttgtgtttgtatttgtaaTGCAAATGGCCACAAACCAGCATTCTAACCCTAGGGCTAAAATTTGCCTTGTGCTATATAGAGAGTAGGCATCAACATTTAATATCTCCTATAATTTGGCAACCAGGAAAATCCTAGCCCTGTATATTTTATATCGTTGTGCTGTACATTCTAGTTCTCGGTAGCAAAAATATACTCTATAAACTccccctgttttgttttgtttttttaaaaatcatgcttCTCTTACACATATTTTTCACCATTCTTGACTGTTGCATTTTCCAGTAAAGCTACAACAATTGAACCAGGAACTTTTAGAttgattccattttttttctttctttctatcctttCTCTGTGCACAATCCCCCTTTTTCCCCGGGCTTTATGTCTCAATAGAAGTAGTCTAAAAAATTCACAAGAGGATGAAGCACTGTCATGTCGGTGGTAATAACTTCACTTGTAAAGACATACGTTTTTCCCAGGTTCCTTGACTTTAGAGAAGTTCAATAAAAACCAAAGGTTCAGAGAAGGGATCCCTTGGGGGTGTGTGGTATTTTATAATGATGTGAAAATTGTATTTACCAAACTTTGAACCTACTGTACTTCGTACAGCGGAGTGTAATGCAATAGGCTGACTTACGATAAGTTAAAGTAGATCTCTGGGGACATATATGTAGAATGAACTCATATTGGAGTTGTGGTTTGTtaggaaaaaaaggaatttatttcACTGGTCATTGCTTTTCCCCATGAATTCTGGGAATGCGAACTATGCAGCAACTACGTTTTTTTCAAAACATCCTAGgacccaaagtggcacacgaagccatgtcgcccggcacacacggccttgcctgtttgtcttctgggtttctggcacgcatgcgcacgcgaCGATCAGCAGTCCTTCCCGCGCACAGCAGTGCCAAAAAAaggtgtgcgcatgcacgccgcccagctgattgtcgggtgctCATGTGTGCCAGAACTCAGAAGTTTAGCTTTTCCGGAGTGGGGCCCCGATGAGCACTCACATGAGTGACATTTCCgcacaacctttttggcactcggtgccgaaaaggttcagcATCACTGTCGTAGGAGGAGAAGTAACGGGTCTTAAAGTTCGTGGTATACCTAAATATCCTGTTAGGGCAGTTTCCTTTTAATAATTGTTCTGTTGAGTGTAAACTTCTGAATCCCCTGTGAATGTTCAGTGCTATCTTTTAGCGATAGGAGCACAACCGCTTTCCTCCGTACTTGCTCAGTTGATTTGCTACTTATTTCGTAACAAATAGTAACTGCGTTAAAAATTATTGCTGCATTTCTTTTTCCCCCACCGTTTtcatttgttttgattttaagcACACAGCAACCAGTTCTATTTTCAGGAATAGTTGATGAGGTTCTTCAACAGATCTCATTTGTGGGGGCCACTAAGGGGTGTATTATGGGAGTTTAATCATTTATACAACAGTTAGGCAGTCCCCATTTTTCTGATACTCTAGTATATTGCCAGGGAAGAGTCATGACAAAACATGTCCAAAATTagtgatcctcctcctcctcctcctcctcctcctcctcctcctcctcctcctcctcctcctcctcctcctcctcctcctcctcctcctcataatgtgcataagagcaccagtgtgcctactgtccctgtcctaatgttcccttaattgtattcattttatgtattcaattcaattcaattcatgcttatcaacatcatcatcatcatcatcctaccAGCTACCAAATCCCAAAAAATTGTTGcaactattttaatattttgagagTGAGCTAGTAAAGGAAAAACATACTCTTGCATAGAACCGTACCTTTGGGAGATTTGGTGGGTTTTTGGAAGAGCATTGATCAGATAACAAACTATCACCAACCTCTAATTTATTCTAGCCAATATTTAGATGCAGGaggtccccccaccccccaaaaaaattgcagACGAGGAAATAAGAGAAGGCACACAGTGTGCTAATTCAGCTAAATGAAGTGAAGAAAATAAGGCAGAATTTCAGATTGTAAACCAATCCCTGACAATCAACAATCAGGAATGAGTGATCTCCTCTCATTTCTTGTTAATTGTCTGAGGCAGATAGCTCAATCTACCCTAAACTGTAGGACCAGATCTCTTGGCAGCCGATATTCCATAagccaatatttaaaataatgaggGGAGATGGGTTGGTTAAGGCCAAGGCTATTCTCATGCTGTTTCTCTGTTTG
This region of Ahaetulla prasina isolate Xishuangbanna chromosome 11, ASM2864084v1, whole genome shotgun sequence genomic DNA includes:
- the PCDH11X gene encoding protocadherin-11 X-linked isoform X2, with translation MDLLSGTYLLAVLLVCVVFQSGAQEKNYTVREELPENVLIGNLLKDLNLTLDPDVPLSSPLQFKLVYKTGDVPLVRVEENTGEIFTTANRIDREKLCSGIFSENRCFYEVEVAVLPDEVFRLVKIRFLIEDINDNAPLFPSTVINISIPENTAINSRYSVPSAVDPDIGVNGIQHYELLKPKTAPKRTFGSITNEQGQNVFGLDIIETPEGDKWPQLIVQQILDREQKDTYVMKIKVEDGGNPPRSSTAILQVTVTDVNDNRPVFKENDIEVSVPENAPVGTSVSQLHATDADLGSNAQIHFYFSSQISSLAKRLFAIDNITGLITVKEPLDREESPVHKLTILASDGSSTPSRATVTVNVTDINDNIPSIDTRYIINPVNGTVLLSEKAPLNTKIALITVMDKDADLNGKVTCFTDHDVPFRLKPVFDNQFLLETATFLDYEATREYAIKIVASDSGKPPLNQSAMLLIKIKDENDNAPVFTQPVIGLSIPENNAPGTQLTKISATDADSGRNAEISYMLGLDAPPIFNLDRRTGILTAVRKLDREKQDRYSFTVLAKDNGMPPLQTNATVTVSVLDQNDNSPAFTHNEYNFYVPENLPMYGTVGLITVTDADSGENAIVTLSILNGKDNFIIDPLTGVIRPNITFDREQQGSYTFQVKAVDGGRLPRTSTAKVTINVVDVNDNRPVFVIPSTNYSYDLVPMSASPGSVVTKVFAVDNDTGMNAELRYSIIGGNSRGLFTIDQLTGNVTLKEKVISADHGLHRLVIKVNDLGQPESLYTIALVHLFVNETVTNGSYVQELVRRNMETPVGQNVGDGDITPQTNDYVKIIIAIIAGTMTVILVIFVTALVRCRQTPRHKVVQKSKQSGEWVSPNQENRQIKKKKKKKKRSPKSLLLNFVTIEESKPDDPGHEHINGTLDIPVELEEQTMGKYNWATTPTTFKPDSPDLAKHYKSATPQPTFQIKPETPVPPKKHHVIQELPLDNTFVVGCDSLSKCSSSSSDPYSVSECSCQGGFKAPGSVHTRQL
- the PCDH11X gene encoding protocadherin-11 X-linked isoform X1, which codes for MDLLSGTYLLAVLLVCVVFQSGAQEKNYTVREELPENVLIGNLLKDLNLTLDPDVPLSSPLQFKLVYKTGDVPLVRVEENTGEIFTTANRIDREKLCSGIFSENRCFYEVEVAVLPDEVFRLVKIRFLIEDINDNAPLFPSTVINISIPENTAINSRYSVPSAVDPDIGVNGIQHYELLKPKTAPKRTFGSITNEQGQNVFGLDIIETPEGDKWPQLIVQQILDREQKDTYVMKIKVEDGGNPPRSSTAILQVTVTDVNDNRPVFKENDIEVSVPENAPVGTSVSQLHATDADLGSNAQIHFYFSSQISSLAKRLFAIDNITGLITVKEPLDREESPVHKLTILASDGSSTPSRATVTVNVTDINDNIPSIDTRYIINPVNGTVLLSEKAPLNTKIALITVMDKDADLNGKVTCFTDHDVPFRLKPVFDNQFLLETATFLDYEATREYAIKIVASDSGKPPLNQSAMLLIKIKDENDNAPVFTQPVIGLSIPENNAPGTQLTKISATDADSGRNAEISYMLGLDAPPIFNLDRRTGILTAVRKLDREKQDRYSFTVLAKDNGMPPLQTNATVTVSVLDQNDNSPAFTHNEYNFYVPENLPMYGTVGLITVTDADSGENAIVTLSILNGKDNFIIDPLTGVIRPNITFDREQQGSYTFQVKAVDGGRLPRTSTAKVTINVVDVNDNRPVFVIPSTNYSYDLVPMSASPGSVVTKVFAVDNDTGMNAELRYSIIGGNSRGLFTIDQLTGNVTLKEKVISADHGLHRLVIKVNDLGQPESLYTIALVHLFVNETVTNGSYVQELVRRNMETPVGQNVGDGDITPQTNDYVKIIIAIIAGTMTVILVIFVTALVRCRQTPRHKVVQKSKQSGEWVSPNQENRQIKKKKKKKKRSPKSLLLNFVTIEESKPDDPGHEHINGTLDIPVELEEQTMGKYNWATTPTTFKPDSPDLAKHYKSATPQPTFQIKPETPVPPKKHHVIQELPLDNTFVVGCDSLSKCSSSSSDPYSVSECSCQGGFKAPGSVHTRQHSKDVGRPQTPLKETSLESWTQPPSQRRVTFHLPDGSQESCSDSGLGDHEPSSNTSMTHPLPLGFPQEEYYEQTSPNSRTEGDGNSDPESITLLGRIQRQTFHFDWGFEEPKNCSKVDQAIEVNLQKALTEASETCTQECLILGHSDNCWMPPSLTQYQQSNPPLPAFGFQQGWVRGAISEGRHTLGRAGCKEDTEKGQGGLRPQFYNACDRLCTTEDPVKLIPLANFIPPAQAVPASGSSSTLIHEHQL